One segment of Macaca fascicularis isolate 582-1 chromosome 2, T2T-MFA8v1.1 DNA contains the following:
- the DPPA4 gene encoding developmental pluripotency-associated protein 4 isoform X3: MEKAKGKETSTEKSREEDQQTSNQPNMIALPGTSAKGTKEKKSVKGNKVLCPKKKAECSDNPRPQRKIPIPPLPSKLPPVNLIHRDILRAWCQQLKLSSKGQKLDAYKRLCAFAYPNQKDFPSTAKEAKIRKSLKKKLKVEKGETSLQSSETHPPEVALPPAEGPPALEDSTALLEGVNTVVVTTSAPEALLASWARISARARTPEAVESPQEACGTRS, translated from the exons ATGGagaaggcaaaaggcaaggaG ACCTCCACAGAGAAGTCGAGGGAAGAGGATCAGCAAACTTCTAATCAACCAAACATGATTGCTTTGCCAGGAACATCAGCAAAgggaaccaaagaaaaaaagtctgtcaAAGGCAATAAAG TGCTCTGTCCTAAGAAGAAGGCAGAGTGCAGTGACAACCCCAGACCTCAGAGGAAGATACCAATCCCTCCATTACCCTCTAAACTGCCACCTGTTAATCTGATTCACCGGGACATTCTGCGGGCCTGGTGCCAACAATTGAAGCTGAGCTCCAAAGGCCAG AAATTGGATGCATATAAGCGCCTGTGTGCCTTTGCCTACCCAAATCAAAAG GATTTTCCTAGCACAGCAAAAGAGGCCAAAATCCGgaaatcattgaaaaaaaaattaaaggtggAAAAAGGGGAAACGTCCCTGCAAAGTTCTGAGACACATCCTCCTGAAGTGGCCCTTCCCCCTGCGGAGGGGCCGCCTGCCCTGGAAGATTCCACTGCTCTCCTTGAGGGAGTTAATACAGTTGTGGTGACAACTTCTGCCCCAGAGGCTTTGCTGGCCTCCTGGGCGAGAATTTCGGCCAGGGCGAGGACGCCAGAGGCAGTGGAATCTCCACAAGAGGCCTGTG